A portion of the Burkholderia sp. GAS332 genome contains these proteins:
- a CDS encoding serine hydroxymethyltransferase, giving the protein MSNPNPFFEESLATRDAAVRGAILKELERQQSQVELIASENIVSRAVLEAQGSVLTNKYAEGYPGKRYYGGCEYADVIETLALDRIKQLFNAKFANVQPHSGAQANGAVMLALVKPGDTVLGMSLDAGGHLTHGAKPAMSGKWFNAVQYGVNRDTMLIDYEQIEELAQQHKPALLIAGFSAYPRALDFARLRAIADGVGAKLMVDMAHIAGIIAAGRHQNPVEHAHVVTSTTHKTLRGPRGGFVLTNDEDIAKKINSAVFPGLQGGPLMHVIAGKAVAFGEALQPGFKTYIDNVLANAQALGEVLKAGGVDLVTGGTDNHLLLVDLRPKGLKGNQVEQALERAGITCNKNGIPFDTEKPTVTSGVRLGTPAGTTRGFGVSEFREVGRLIVEVLDALRDHPEGHATTEQRVRREIFALCERFPIY; this is encoded by the coding sequence ATGTCGAACCCGAATCCTTTCTTCGAAGAATCGCTCGCCACGCGTGACGCGGCGGTGCGCGGCGCCATTTTGAAAGAGCTGGAGCGCCAGCAGTCGCAAGTCGAACTGATCGCGTCGGAAAACATCGTGTCGCGCGCGGTGCTCGAAGCGCAGGGCTCGGTGCTGACCAACAAGTACGCGGAAGGGTATCCGGGGAAACGCTATTACGGTGGGTGCGAATACGCCGACGTGATCGAAACGCTGGCGCTCGATCGCATCAAGCAGCTGTTCAATGCGAAATTCGCCAACGTGCAACCGCACTCCGGCGCGCAGGCCAACGGCGCGGTGATGCTCGCACTTGTGAAGCCGGGCGACACGGTGCTGGGCATGTCGCTCGACGCGGGTGGCCACCTGACCCACGGCGCCAAGCCGGCGATGTCGGGCAAGTGGTTCAACGCCGTGCAATACGGCGTGAATCGCGACACGATGCTGATCGATTACGAGCAGATCGAGGAACTCGCGCAGCAGCATAAACCGGCGCTGCTGATAGCCGGCTTCTCGGCTTATCCGCGTGCACTGGATTTCGCACGGCTGCGCGCGATCGCCGATGGCGTGGGCGCGAAGCTGATGGTGGATATGGCGCACATCGCGGGGATTATCGCGGCCGGGCGTCATCAAAATCCGGTCGAGCACGCGCACGTCGTGACGTCGACTACGCATAAGACCTTGCGCGGTCCGCGTGGCGGCTTTGTGCTGACAAATGACGAAGACATCGCCAAGAAGATCAATTCCGCGGTGTTTCCCGGCTTGCAGGGCGGTCCGCTGATGCATGTGATTGCCGGCAAGGCGGTGGCGTTCGGCGAGGCGCTGCAACCGGGCTTCAAGACCTACATCGACAACGTGCTCGCGAATGCTCAGGCGCTGGGCGAAGTGCTGAAGGCGGGCGGCGTCGATCTGGTGACGGGCGGCACGGACAACCATCTGCTGCTGGTCGATCTGCGCCCGAAGGGCCTCAAAGGCAATCAGGTCGAGCAGGCGCTGGAACGCGCGGGCATCACCTGCAATAAGAACGGCATTCCTTTCGACACCGAGAAGCCGACGGTCACGTCCGGTGTTCGCCTCGGCACGCCGGCAGGCACCACGCGTGGCTTCGGCGTGAGTGAGTTCCGCGAAGTCGGGCGGCTGATCGTCGAAGTGCTCGACGCGCTGCGCGATCATCCGGAAGGCCATGCCACAACCGAACAACGCGTGCGCCGCGAGATTTTCGCGCTGTGCGAACGCTTTCCCATCTACTAA
- a CDS encoding transcriptional regulator, AraC family with amidase-like domain, which produces MSTDRTASLSHFAFMPVPNFTMIAFTNAIEVLRMANYLTGQTLYRWSIVSPEGGPVTASNGLAVDTGPVECVGQPDIVFVVGGIDVQRATTPAHLSALRRFARMGSVLGSLCTGTYALARAGLLGGYACAIHWENMSALKEEFPDTRFLKELFVIDRDRVTCTGGVAPLDMMLNLIAPRVGTARVTQIAEQFIVEHVRDTSAQQKMPLVARLGSANKSLFEVISLMENNIEEPLSREELARLADMSQRQLQRLFREHLGMTPTHYYLTLRLRRARELLLQTDMSIMHITMACGFQSACHFSKSYRDAFGTAPTRERRRQAPSLASGSPVMAA; this is translated from the coding sequence ATGTCCACCGATCGCACGGCGTCGCTGTCGCATTTCGCATTCATGCCGGTTCCGAACTTCACGATGATCGCGTTCACCAACGCGATCGAAGTCCTCCGCATGGCGAACTACCTGACAGGACAAACGCTTTACCGCTGGTCGATCGTGAGCCCCGAAGGCGGCCCGGTGACGGCGAGCAACGGTCTGGCGGTCGACACCGGGCCAGTCGAATGCGTCGGTCAGCCGGATATCGTGTTCGTGGTCGGCGGTATCGACGTACAGCGCGCCACGACCCCCGCCCATCTTTCCGCCCTGCGCCGCTTCGCCCGCATGGGCAGCGTGCTCGGCAGCCTGTGCACCGGCACCTATGCGCTGGCGCGCGCCGGTCTGCTGGGCGGCTATGCCTGTGCGATTCACTGGGAGAACATGTCGGCGCTCAAGGAAGAGTTTCCCGACACGCGCTTTCTGAAAGAACTGTTCGTGATCGATCGCGATCGCGTCACGTGTACGGGCGGCGTCGCGCCGCTCGACATGATGCTCAACCTGATCGCGCCGCGTGTCGGCACGGCACGGGTCACGCAGATCGCGGAGCAGTTCATCGTCGAACATGTGCGCGATACGAGCGCACAACAGAAAATGCCGCTGGTGGCGCGGCTCGGTTCGGCCAACAAGTCGCTCTTCGAAGTGATCTCGCTGATGGAGAACAACATCGAAGAGCCGCTGTCACGCGAAGAGCTCGCACGGCTCGCCGACATGTCGCAACGGCAGTTGCAGCGCCTGTTCCGCGAACACCTGGGCATGACGCCGACGCATTACTATCTAACGCTGCGCTTGCGGCGCGCCCGCGAGTTGCTCCTGCAGACCGACATGTCGATCATGCATATCACGATGGCTTGCGGCTTCCAGTCGGCTTGCCACTTCTCGAAGAGCTATCGCGACGCATTCGGCACCGCGCCGACGCGCGAACGGCGCAGGCAGGCGCCGTCGCTGGCTTCCGGCTCGCCTGTGATGGCGGCTTGA
- a CDS encoding glutathione-independent formaldehyde dehydrogenase: MSSNRGVVYLGQGKVEVQSIDFPKMVDPRGRSIGHGVILKVVSTNICGSDQHMVRGRTTAEVGLVLGHEITGEVIEVGRDVETLKIGDLVSVPFNVACGRCPTCKAQHTGVCLNVNPSRAGGAYGYVDMGGWIGGQAEYVLVPYADFNLLKFPDHAQAMSKIRDLTCLSDILPTGYHGAVMAGVKPGATVYIAGAGPVGMAAAASARLLGAACTIVGDMNEARLAHARKMGFQTIDLSKDATLGEQIEQILGKPEVDCAVDCVGFEAHGHGSSGSHEEAPATVLNSLMEITRAAGAIGIPGLYVTDDPGATDAAARKGSLSIRFGLGWAKSHSFHTGQTPVMKYNHNLMQAILWDRLPIADIVNVTVVSLDQAPDGYRQFDGGAPKKFVIDPHGLLKAA; this comes from the coding sequence ATGAGCAGCAATCGCGGCGTCGTGTATCTAGGGCAGGGCAAGGTGGAAGTGCAGTCGATCGACTTTCCGAAGATGGTCGATCCGCGTGGCCGGTCAATCGGCCACGGCGTGATCCTGAAGGTGGTCAGCACGAATATTTGCGGCTCCGATCAGCACATGGTGCGCGGCCGCACGACAGCCGAGGTCGGCCTCGTGCTCGGCCACGAGATCACGGGCGAGGTGATCGAGGTGGGCCGCGACGTTGAAACGTTGAAGATCGGCGACCTGGTGTCGGTGCCCTTCAACGTTGCTTGCGGACGCTGTCCGACCTGCAAGGCGCAGCACACCGGTGTGTGCTTGAACGTCAATCCGTCGCGGGCGGGCGGAGCTTATGGCTATGTCGACATGGGCGGCTGGATCGGCGGCCAGGCCGAGTACGTACTGGTGCCGTACGCGGACTTCAATCTGCTGAAATTCCCCGACCACGCCCAGGCGATGTCGAAAATCCGCGACCTGACTTGCCTGTCCGATATTCTGCCGACCGGCTATCACGGTGCGGTGATGGCGGGCGTGAAACCCGGCGCTACCGTCTACATTGCCGGCGCGGGGCCGGTGGGGATGGCGGCGGCCGCTTCCGCACGCTTGTTGGGCGCGGCCTGCACGATCGTCGGCGATATGAATGAGGCGCGTCTCGCGCATGCGCGCAAGATGGGCTTCCAGACCATCGACCTGTCGAAGGACGCCACGCTCGGCGAGCAGATCGAACAGATTCTCGGCAAGCCCGAAGTGGACTGCGCGGTGGACTGCGTCGGCTTCGAGGCGCACGGCCATGGCAGCAGCGGCTCGCATGAGGAAGCGCCGGCCACCGTGCTCAATTCGCTGATGGAAATCACTCGGGCGGCGGGCGCGATCGGTATTCCGGGCCTGTATGTGACGGACGATCCGGGTGCCACCGATGCCGCCGCCCGCAAAGGCAGCCTGAGCATCCGCTTCGGCCTCGGCTGGGCCAAATCGCACTCGTTCCACACCGGACAGACGCCGGTGATGAAGTACAACCACAATCTGATGCAGGCGATCTTGTGGGACCGCTTGCCGATTGCCGACATCGTCAACGTGACCGTTGTATCGCTTGATCAAGCCCCGGACGGTTACCGGCAGTTCGATGGCGGCGCGCCGAAGAAGTTTGTGATCGATCCGCACGGGCTGTTGAAAGCGGCTTGA
- a CDS encoding transcriptional regulator, TetR family, which yields MPKLGMREIRRAQLIDATLLTIDQTGLAGATLASVAQRASISTGIVSHYFGDKDGLLEATMRHVLRDLWQATSRRRRAAKADPRSKLRAVVAANFDAEQTSSPVMKTWLAFWSESMHKPQLRRLQYVNTRRLNSNLCADFSKALPRAAARRAASGLAALIDGLWLRGALSGEPFDTKAALRVANDYIDLLLEARN from the coding sequence ATGCCCAAACTTGGAATGCGCGAAATCCGCCGCGCCCAGCTGATCGACGCCACCCTGCTGACCATCGACCAGACCGGCCTGGCCGGTGCGACGCTCGCCTCGGTTGCGCAGCGCGCGAGCATTTCCACCGGCATCGTCAGCCACTATTTCGGCGACAAGGACGGTTTGCTCGAAGCCACCATGCGCCATGTACTGCGCGATCTGTGGCAAGCCACGTCGCGCAGGCGCCGTGCGGCGAAGGCGGATCCCCGCTCGAAGCTGCGCGCGGTCGTCGCGGCGAATTTCGACGCCGAGCAGACCAGCAGCCCCGTGATGAAAACGTGGCTCGCGTTCTGGTCCGAAAGCATGCACAAGCCGCAATTGCGGCGGCTTCAGTACGTGAACACGCGCCGCCTGAACTCGAACCTGTGCGCGGATTTTTCTAAAGCGCTGCCGCGTGCGGCGGCGCGCCGTGCGGCGAGCGGCCTCGCGGCGCTGATTGACGGATTGTGGCTGCGCGGCGCTTTGTCCGGCGAGCCCTTCGATACCAAGGCTGCCCTGCGCGTGGCAAACGACTACATCGATCTGCTGCTGGAAGCACGCAACTAG
- a CDS encoding betaine aldehyde dehydrogenase, with protein sequence MAVFATQRLYIGGAYVDATSGETFDTLDPATGETLATVQQASAADVDRAVQSARDGQREWAALTAMQRSRILRRAVEILRERNDELAALETRDTGKAIAETRAVDIVTGADVIEYYAGLATAIEGQQIPLRPSSFVYTRREPLGVCAGIGAWNYPIQIACWKSAPALAAGNAMIFKPSEITPLSALKLAEIYTEAGVPAGVFNVVQGDGRVGAMLAAHPDIEKISFTGGVETGKKVMSLAGASSLKEVTMELGGKSPLLVFDDANLERAADIAMSANFFSSGQVCTNGTRVFVQRSVLERFETLVLERVKRIRVGAPTDADTNFGPLVSAAQLQKVLGYIESGVQEGARLIAGGKRLTQGHFGNGQYVEPTVFTGCHDEMRIVREEIFGPVMSILVFDDEDEATSRANNTAYGLAAGVVTENLSRAHRVIHRLEAGICWINTWGESPAEMPVGGYKQSGVGRENGITTLEHYTRIKSVQVELGPYQPVF encoded by the coding sequence ATGGCGGTATTCGCAACGCAACGTCTCTATATAGGCGGCGCCTACGTCGACGCGACCAGTGGCGAGACCTTCGACACGCTCGACCCCGCCACCGGCGAAACGCTCGCGACCGTGCAACAAGCCTCGGCGGCCGACGTCGATCGCGCGGTGCAATCCGCACGCGACGGCCAACGCGAATGGGCCGCGCTCACGGCGATGCAGCGCTCGCGCATCCTGCGCCGCGCAGTCGAGATCCTGCGCGAGCGCAATGACGAACTCGCCGCGCTCGAAACACGCGATACCGGCAAGGCGATCGCGGAGACCCGGGCGGTCGATATCGTCACGGGCGCGGACGTGATCGAGTATTACGCGGGGCTGGCTACCGCGATTGAAGGTCAGCAGATTCCGTTGCGGCCCTCATCGTTTGTTTATACGCGGCGTGAACCGCTGGGCGTATGCGCGGGTATCGGCGCATGGAATTACCCGATCCAGATCGCGTGCTGGAAATCGGCGCCCGCGTTGGCGGCCGGCAACGCCATGATCTTCAAGCCGAGCGAAATCACGCCGCTGTCCGCTTTGAAACTCGCTGAGATTTATACCGAGGCCGGTGTCCCGGCCGGCGTATTCAACGTCGTACAAGGCGACGGACGCGTGGGTGCGATGCTCGCCGCGCATCCCGACATCGAGAAGATTTCGTTCACCGGCGGCGTCGAAACGGGCAAGAAGGTGATGTCGCTGGCGGGCGCTTCGTCGCTGAAAGAAGTGACGATGGAACTGGGCGGCAAGTCCCCCCTGCTTGTCTTCGACGATGCCAACCTCGAACGCGCCGCCGACATCGCAATGAGCGCCAACTTCTTCAGCTCCGGTCAGGTTTGCACAAACGGCACACGTGTCTTCGTGCAGCGTAGCGTGCTCGAACGGTTCGAAACGCTGGTGCTGGAACGTGTCAAGCGGATTCGCGTCGGCGCGCCCACTGACGCCGATACCAACTTCGGCCCGCTGGTCAGCGCCGCGCAATTGCAGAAAGTGCTGGGCTACATCGAAAGCGGCGTGCAGGAAGGCGCGCGGCTGATTGCCGGCGGCAAGCGGCTGACGCAAGGCCACTTCGGCAACGGCCAGTACGTCGAGCCGACGGTTTTCACCGGCTGCCATGACGAGATGCGGATCGTGCGCGAAGAAATCTTCGGCCCGGTGATGAGCATCCTCGTTTTCGACGACGAAGACGAAGCGACCTCGCGTGCGAACAATACCGCTTACGGTCTTGCGGCGGGCGTCGTGACCGAGAACCTGTCGCGCGCGCATCGCGTGATTCATCGACTCGAAGCAGGTATCTGCTGGATCAACACCTGGGGCGAGTCGCCAGCCGAAATGCCGGTGGGCGGCTACAAGCAATCGGGCGTCGGCCGTGAGAACGGTATCACCACGCTCGAACACTACACGCGCATCAAGTCCGTGCAGGTCGAACTCGGCCCGTATCAACCGGTGTTCTAA
- a CDS encoding choline dehydrogenase produces MASNEYDYIIVGAGSAGNVLASRLTEDADVTVLLLEAGGPDYRFDFRTQMPAALAYPLQGRRYNWAYETDPEPHMNNRRMECGRGKGLGGSSLINGMCYIRGNALDYDGWAERAGLENWTYLDCLPYFRKAETRDVGANAYHGGDGPVHVTTSKPGNNPLFAAMVEAGVQAGFPRTDDLNGYQQEGFGPMDRTVTANGRRASTARGYLDRAKTRPNLTIVTHATTDRVLFSGKRAVGVAYLHHGNAVTAHARREVLVCSGAIASPQLLQRSGVGRSTWLRELDVPLVHDLPGVGENLQDHLEMYIQYECKEPVSLYPALQWWNQPAIGLEWMLNGTGLGASNHFEAGGFIRTRDDDLWPNIQYHFLPVAINYNGSNAIKMHGFQAHVGSMRSPSRGRVKLTSRDPAAHPSILFNYMGDPLDWREFRDGIRITREIMRQPALDRYRGRELNPGAELATDEQLDAFVRMRAETAFHPSCSCKMGYDDMAVVDNEGRVHGMEALRVVDASIMPQITTGNLNAPTIMLAEKIADRIRGRDALARVETPYFVANGASVTHLRPTSKGQEHVIPLGASSGGSRPARA; encoded by the coding sequence ATGGCTTCGAACGAATACGACTACATCATCGTCGGCGCGGGTTCCGCGGGCAACGTGCTCGCCTCACGGCTGACCGAAGACGCGGACGTGACCGTGCTGCTCCTCGAAGCAGGCGGCCCCGACTACCGTTTCGACTTTCGCACGCAGATGCCGGCGGCCCTCGCCTATCCGCTGCAGGGACGGCGCTATAACTGGGCGTACGAAACCGACCCCGAGCCGCATATGAACAACCGCCGCATGGAGTGCGGGCGCGGCAAGGGGCTCGGCGGTTCGTCGCTGATTAACGGCATGTGCTACATCCGTGGTAATGCACTCGATTACGACGGCTGGGCTGAACGCGCCGGGCTGGAGAACTGGACCTATCTGGATTGCCTGCCGTACTTCCGCAAAGCCGAAACACGCGATGTCGGTGCGAACGCCTATCACGGCGGCGACGGCCCGGTGCATGTGACGACGAGCAAGCCCGGCAACAACCCCTTATTCGCCGCGATGGTCGAGGCCGGCGTGCAGGCAGGTTTTCCGCGTACTGACGATCTGAACGGCTATCAGCAGGAAGGTTTCGGTCCCATGGATCGGACGGTCACGGCGAACGGCAGACGCGCCAGCACCGCGCGGGGATATTTGGATCGCGCGAAGACGCGTCCGAATCTGACCATCGTGACGCATGCCACGACCGACCGCGTGCTGTTCTCGGGCAAGCGTGCGGTTGGCGTCGCGTATCTGCATCATGGCAATGCTGTGACTGCGCATGCACGCCGCGAAGTGCTGGTGTGCAGCGGCGCGATTGCCTCGCCGCAATTGCTGCAACGCTCAGGCGTGGGCCGCTCGACGTGGTTGCGCGAACTCGATGTGCCGCTCGTCCACGATCTGCCGGGTGTCGGCGAAAACCTGCAGGACCATCTGGAGATGTATATCCAGTACGAATGCAAGGAGCCGGTTTCTCTGTACCCCGCATTGCAATGGTGGAATCAGCCTGCCATCGGACTTGAATGGATGCTTAACGGCACGGGTCTTGGCGCGAGCAATCACTTCGAAGCGGGCGGCTTCATCCGTACCCGCGACGATGATCTGTGGCCGAACATCCAGTATCACTTCCTACCCGTTGCGATCAACTACAACGGTTCGAACGCGATCAAGATGCATGGCTTTCAGGCACATGTCGGTTCGATGCGATCGCCAAGCCGTGGCCGTGTGAAGCTCACGTCACGCGATCCTGCCGCGCATCCGAGCATTCTATTCAATTATATGGGCGATCCGCTCGACTGGCGTGAGTTCCGCGACGGGATACGCATTACGCGCGAGATCATGCGGCAGCCGGCGCTCGATCGTTATCGCGGGCGTGAACTGAATCCGGGCGCGGAGTTGGCGACGGATGAACAGCTCGATGCGTTCGTGCGCATGCGTGCGGAGACTGCGTTTCATCCCTCGTGCTCGTGCAAGATGGGTTATGACGATATGGCTGTGGTGGACAACGAGGGCCGCGTGCATGGCATGGAAGCGCTGCGCGTCGTCGATGCGTCGATCATGCCGCAGATCACAACCGGTAATCTGAACGCACCGACGATCATGCTGGCGGAGAAAATCGCCGATCGGATTCGGGGACGGGATGCGCTGGCGCGGGTGGAGACGCCGTACTTCGTGGCGAATGGAGCGAGCGTGACGCATTTGCGGCCAACGTCCAAAGGGCAAGAACACGTTATCCCCTTGGGGGCGTCCTCCGGGGGCAGTAGGCCCGCACGCGCCTGA
- a CDS encoding proteic killer suppression protein — MIKTFRHKGLEQFFLTGSKKGITAAHAEKLQIRLTALHAATGPADMNAVPWRLHQLSGKNPKGQDIEGHWSIWITGNWRLTFFFEGTDAVLVDYQDYH; from the coding sequence ATGATCAAGACCTTCAGACACAAAGGGCTGGAGCAGTTCTTCTTGACGGGCTCCAAAAAAGGGATCACGGCTGCCCACGCTGAGAAGCTTCAGATTCGCCTGACAGCGCTCCACGCTGCGACAGGACCGGCGGATATGAACGCAGTGCCATGGCGGCTGCATCAGCTTTCTGGGAAGAACCCGAAGGGGCAGGATATCGAAGGCCATTGGTCTATCTGGATAACCGGGAACTGGCGTCTCACGTTCTTCTTTGAGGGGACGGATGCTGTTCTTGTCGATTATCAGGACTATCACTAA
- a CDS encoding addiction module antidote protein, HigA family, whose product MLFLSIIRTITKDSTMTSMHNPAHPGLVLREYLGDLSVTIVAERLGVTRAALSRILNGHAGISADMAVLLGAALGTSAEMWTIMQARYDLWQAQQRPHRKIQAFPELAHAA is encoded by the coding sequence ATGCTGTTCTTGTCGATTATCAGGACTATCACTAAGGATTCGACGATGACATCAATGCATAACCCGGCGCACCCTGGACTGGTGTTGCGCGAGTACCTGGGCGATCTCAGCGTCACGATTGTTGCTGAGAGGCTTGGCGTCACGCGAGCGGCGCTTTCAAGGATTCTCAACGGTCATGCCGGAATTTCAGCAGACATGGCTGTGCTGCTCGGCGCTGCGCTGGGCACCTCAGCGGAGATGTGGACCATCATGCAGGCGCGTTATGACCTATGGCAGGCGCAGCAGAGACCGCATCGCAAGATCCAGGCGTTCCCAGAACTGGCGCACGCCGCATAG
- a CDS encoding MFS transporter, putative metabolite:H+ symporter — MSTAFQPRASAAARLERLPFSGYHRTLFIIIAIAFFFDSVDLGTMTFVLGSIKTEFHLSTATAGLVASASFFGMVIGAAVAGLLADRFGRRPVFQWSMVLWGLASYLCSTAQSVETLIFYRVLLGFGMGMEFPIAQTLLSEFVPAASRGRLIALMDGFWPLGFITAGVVSYFVLPTFGWRTEFALLAIPAVFVLIVRRVVPESPRWLEHRGRLAEADKILAEVEVKVMKAAGLSQLRAPVMLQEPLAAKGTSAFREIWSMAYRRRTIMVWTLWFFALLGFYGLTSWLGALMQQAGFAVTKSVLYTVLISLGGIPGFICAAWLVERWGRKPTCIASLAGSAVMAYVYGQTALHAQTPTLLICAGLAMQFFMFAMWAVLYTYTPELYGTGARATGSGFASAIGRVGSLIGPYVVGVVLPIFGQGGVFSLGAMCFVIAAAAVWIMGIETRGLALETLVSEAVESDAQGVLSPARE; from the coding sequence ATGTCTACCGCTTTTCAGCCTCGCGCGAGCGCTGCCGCAAGACTCGAGCGCCTGCCGTTCTCCGGATACCACCGGACCCTCTTCATCATCATCGCGATTGCATTCTTTTTCGACTCGGTCGATCTCGGCACGATGACTTTCGTGCTCGGCTCGATCAAGACCGAGTTCCATTTGTCGACCGCGACGGCGGGGCTGGTTGCGAGTGCGAGTTTCTTCGGCATGGTGATCGGCGCGGCTGTCGCCGGATTGCTGGCTGATCGCTTCGGACGGCGTCCCGTATTTCAGTGGAGCATGGTGCTGTGGGGGCTGGCATCTTATCTTTGCTCGACCGCGCAGAGCGTCGAAACGCTGATTTTCTATCGCGTGCTGCTTGGTTTCGGCATGGGCATGGAGTTTCCCATTGCGCAGACGCTCTTGTCCGAATTCGTGCCTGCAGCGTCACGCGGACGGCTGATCGCGCTGATGGATGGTTTCTGGCCGCTCGGTTTCATCACGGCGGGCGTGGTGTCGTATTTCGTGTTGCCGACGTTCGGTTGGCGTACCGAGTTCGCGTTGCTGGCGATTCCCGCCGTGTTCGTGCTGATCGTGCGCCGCGTCGTGCCGGAATCGCCGCGCTGGCTCGAACATCGCGGACGCCTCGCCGAAGCAGACAAGATTCTCGCCGAAGTCGAAGTGAAGGTCATGAAAGCGGCCGGCCTGAGCCAGTTGCGCGCCCCGGTGATGTTGCAGGAACCGCTGGCGGCGAAGGGCACGAGCGCGTTTCGCGAGATATGGAGCATGGCCTACCGGCGCCGCACGATTATGGTGTGGACGTTGTGGTTCTTCGCGTTGCTCGGTTTTTATGGGTTGACGTCGTGGCTCGGCGCGTTGATGCAACAGGCGGGCTTTGCGGTGACGAAGTCGGTGCTGTATACGGTGCTGATTTCGCTCGGTGGGATTCCGGGCTTTATCTGCGCAGCATGGCTGGTCGAACGCTGGGGACGTAAGCCGACCTGTATCGCGTCGCTGGCCGGCAGCGCGGTGATGGCCTATGTCTATGGACAAACCGCGCTGCACGCGCAAACGCCGACGTTGCTGATCTGCGCCGGACTGGCAATGCAGTTTTTTATGTTTGCGATGTGGGCGGTGCTTTACACGTATACGCCTGAGCTTTATGGCACCGGCGCACGGGCGACAGGGTCAGGCTTTGCGTCGGCGATCGGCCGCGTGGGCTCGCTGATTGGCCCTTATGTGGTCGGTGTCGTGCTGCCGATATTCGGGCAAGGCGGCGTGTTTTCCCTTGGCGCGATGTGTTTTGTGATCGCCGCTGCGGCCGTGTGGATCATGGGCATCGAGACGCGTGGGCTGGCGCTGGAGACCTTGGTATCTGAAGCGGTTGAGTCGGATGCGCAGGGGGTATTGAGTCCTGCGCGGGAGTAA
- a CDS encoding sarcosine oxidase subunit gamma: MWNETRGTVSAMDRAVGKQTGVWQESPLVGADALLKKHQATASAAFRLSERPFLELVNVRGDTRDAAFMQAVEGVIGCRPPEKANTIARGNGYDMLWLGPDEWVVRSAMAHDATRTAPLQAKLGAAFAGVFASAVDIGSGYTVLEISGTRTREVLVRGCPLDLHPTLFGEGQCAQTHYFKASMTLLPTGADSFDIVVRRSFADYFVKIMLDAAEPLMS, from the coding sequence ATGTGGAATGAAACTAGAGGGACGGTGTCGGCGATGGATCGCGCTGTCGGCAAGCAAACGGGCGTGTGGCAGGAATCGCCGCTGGTGGGGGCGGACGCATTGCTGAAGAAGCATCAGGCGACGGCGTCGGCGGCGTTCCGCTTGAGCGAGCGGCCGTTTCTGGAACTGGTGAACGTGCGTGGCGACACGCGCGACGCAGCGTTCATGCAAGCGGTGGAGGGCGTGATCGGCTGCCGGCCGCCCGAGAAAGCGAATACGATCGCCCGCGGCAATGGCTACGACATGCTGTGGCTCGGTCCCGATGAGTGGGTGGTGCGCTCGGCCATGGCGCACGACGCGACCCGTACGGCGCCGTTGCAGGCGAAACTCGGCGCAGCATTTGCTGGTGTGTTCGCGTCGGCGGTGGATATCGGCAGCGGTTATACGGTGCTGGAAATCAGCGGGACGCGGACCCGTGAAGTACTGGTGCGCGGTTGCCCGCTCGACCTGCACCCGACATTGTTCGGTGAAGGGCAGTGCGCGCAGACCCACTATTTCAAGGCATCGATGACGCTGTTGCCCACCGGCGCGGACAGTTTCGATATCGTCGTGCGCCGCAGCTTTGCGGACTACTTCGTCAAGATCATGCTCGACGCGGCCGAGCCGCTGATGTCGTGA